From a region of the Theobroma cacao cultivar B97-61/B2 chromosome 8, Criollo_cocoa_genome_V2, whole genome shotgun sequence genome:
- the LOC18592285 gene encoding thaumatin-like protein: protein MDLLSPLVLVMAMLLSGPKMYECARIFTILNSCKETIWPGITPGDNFNGGGFALKPGQSIVFQAPIGWSGRIWGRTGCKFDKNGNGPCQTADCGNTLKCSASGKTPASLAEFTLSELDFYDVSLVDGFNLPLAVTPINGRGNCTVAGCDSDLRKSCPSELSVKANGKVIACRSACDIFNTDEYCCRGLYGNPVVCQPTYYSKKFKSACPTAYSYAYDDPTSIFTCSGPDYVITFCSTRNQTVCTYHDHKLICKNKANGTNPLMGTWWSAMLALLLVASLWFKL from the exons ATGGATTTGCTTTCACCGCTTGTGTTGGTAATGGCAATGCTTTTATCAG GGCCAAAAATGTATGAATGTGCAAGAATCTTCACCATACTAAACAGTTGCAAGGAAACAATCTGGCCTGGAATAACCCCTGGTGACAACTTTAACGGTGGAGGTTTTGCACTAAAACCTGGCCAATCTATTGTCTTTCAAGCCCCAATAGGTTGGAGTGGCCGCATATGGGGTCGAACCGGTTGCAAGTTTGACAAAAATGGCAATGGTCCATGCCAGACAGCGGACTGTGGCAACACCCTTAAGTGTTCAGCCTCAGGCAAAACCCCAGCATCACTTGCTGAATTCACCCTTTCTGAATTAGATTTTTACGATGTTAGCCTAGTTGATGGATTTAATTTGCCACTAGCTGTTACACCCATCAATGGTAGGGGAAACTGCACCGTTGCAGGATGTGATTCAGACCTGCGGAAAAGTTGCCCCTCCGAGCTGAGTGTGAAGGCCAATGGGAAGGTTATAGCTTGCCGAAGCGCCTGCGACATATTCAACACCGATGAGTATTGCTGCAGAGGGCTATATGGGAACCCTGTGGTTTGTCAACCAACATATTATTCCAAGAAGTTCAAGTCTGCATGTCCTACTGCATATAGTTATGCATATGATGATCCTACCAGTATTTTTACATGTTCTGGACCAGATTATGTGATCACCTTCTGCTCAACCAG GAATCAAACGGTATGCACTTACCATGATCACAAGCTCATCTGCAAGAACAAAGCAAATGGCACAAATCCATTGATGGGAACATGGTGGTCTGCTATGCTTGCACTGCTATTAGTGGCTAGCCTGTGGTTCAAACTATAA
- the LOC18592286 gene encoding auxin transporter-like protein 3 encodes MASEKVETIVAGNYVEMEREEGDSSSAKSKFSKLFWHGGSVYDAWFSCASNQVAQVLLTLPYSFSQLGMLSGILFQLFYGLMGSWTAYLISVLYVEYRTRKEREKVDFRNHVIQWFEVLDGLLGKHWRNVGLLFNCTFLLFGSVIQLIACASNIYYINDNLDKRTWTYIFGACCATTVFIPSFHNYRIWSFLGLIMTSYTAWYLTIASLIHGQIEGVKHSGPTKMVLYFTGATNILYTFGGHAVTVEIMHAMWKPQKFKMIYLIATLYVLTLTLPSASAVYWAFGDLLLTHANALSLLPRTGFRDTAIILMLIHQFITFGFACTPLYFVWEKFIGVHETKSLFKRALARLPVVIPIWFLAIIFPFFGPINSTVGSLLVSFTVYIIPSLAHMITFAPAAARENAVERPPSFLGGWAGMYSMNAFVVVWVLIVGFGFGGWASMLNFIQQIDTFGLFTKCYQCPPHKA; translated from the exons ATGGCATCTGAGAAGGTTGAAACTATCGTAGCTGGAAACTATGTAGAAatggaaagagaagaagggGATTCCAGTTCTGCAAAGAGCAAATTTTCAAAGTTGTTTTGGCACGGTGGCTCAGTCTATGATGCATGGTTCAGCTGTGCTTCTAACCAG GTTGCTCAAGTGCTACTCACACTGCCATATTCATTCTCACAACTGGGAATGTTATCTGGGATTCTATTTCAATTATTCTATGGCCTGATGGGAAGCTGGACAGCATACCTTATAAGTGTACTTTATGTTGAGTACAGAACAAggaaggaaagagagaaggTTGATTTCAGGAATCATGTAATTCAG TGGTTTGAAGTTCTTGATGGGTTGTTGGGGAAACATTGGAGAAACGTAGGGCTTCTTTTCAACTGCACTTTCCTTCTGTTTGGATCTGTGATTCAGTTAATTGCCTGTGCAAG CAACATCTATTATATAAATGACAACCTTGACAAGAGAACTTGGACGTACATTTTTGGCGCCTGCTGTGCAACAACTGTGTTTATTCCTTCATTCCATAACTACAGAATTTGGTCATTTCTGGGCCTCATCATGACTTCTTACACTGCATGGTACCTGACAATTGCTTCCCTTATCCATGGACAG ATTGAGGGAGTGAAGCACTCAGGGCCAACCAAGATGGTTCTCTACTTCACAGGAGCCACCAACATTCTCTACACCTTTGGTGGACATGCTGTCACAGT GGAGATTATGCATGCGATGTGGAAGCCACAAAAGTTCAAGATGATATACTTGATAGCTACACTTTATGTGTTAACCCTAACTTTACCATCAGCTTCCGCTGTTTACTGGGCTTTTGGTGACTTGCTTCTTACCCATGCCAATGCTTTATCATTGCTCCCAAGGACTGGATTCCGAGATACTGCTATTATTCTCATGCTCATTCATCAG TTTATTACATTTGGATTTGCCTGCACTCCTCTATACTTTGTGTGGGAGAAATTCATTGGGGTTCATGAAACAAAGAGTTTGTTCAAGAGGGCACTGGCTAGACTCCCGGTGGTGATCCCAATTTGGTTCCTGGCAATTATCTTCCCTTTCTTTGGCCCTATCAATTCCACTGTTGGATCTCTCCTTGTCAGCTTCACCGTTTACATAATTCCTTCATTAGCTCACATGATAACTTTTGCGCCTGCAGCCGCCCGAGAG AATGCAGTGGAGAGACCACCATCATTCCTAGGAGGCTGGGCTGGCATGTACTCCATGAATGCCTTTGTAGTGGTATGGGTTTTGATTGTGGGATTCGGGTTTGGTGGATGGGCAAGCATGCTCAATTTCATACAACAGATTGATACATTTGGCTTGTTCACCAAGTGCTATCAATGCCCCCCTCACAAGGCTTGA